The following proteins come from a genomic window of Pyxidicoccus sp. MSG2:
- a CDS encoding ABC transporter permease: MTSLLQELRFAVRSMFREKVFTAVVVTTLALSIGATTSVFSVVYQVLWRPLPYPEASQLYRLFQTTTPGAGAGPHRDRTRVTRPVWNAWREGAHGFSRIEGFKGERQVLSGTESDDRLTVGRASAGLLPMLGVQPSLGRLWGAALEVPGRDGEAVLSHSLWQRLYGADPGVLGRSIVLDDRVHTIIGVLPASFQFEPEVEVWKPLALDPTTEQGSALRVFGRLQPGVTAEQGRSELVQLALGAERVPGVVVTGMSLEPLHQLWVEQSQTQLQVVSAVAALLLLLGCANLANLLLARGSSRMHEMSVRLALGASRMQLARMVLVESGVRAVLGGGLGLLIALWGRDLLGTLIPPQLMSGPGVEPFVLVTASVVSVAAAVLVGLLPALHVSRGPGAPAPMARGTRVTSMGFTRSVLVVVQLSLAMVPLVGAGLMLRTVWKLQNVPLGFEARGVTVAEVFLPLEKYAGEDAAASVARNLVGHLESIPGVQAVGLTGNLPFSGSVWRQTTGVHVMGEAASTEASAQAGYVPVTGGYFPALGIPLKEGRYPDARDTASSPRVVVVTEAFARRFLPGRSAVGARLELDVVDDGSRKVHEVVGVVGDVPMERLSTVPSGDVYVPLAQDLRHNLSVAVKSTLPAGQLMPLLHQRLRATDASLRMVKVRPLETVVEESYAQVRVVGGLLGAFAVLAMVLAAVGLYGILAFWVAQRTRELGIRSALGATPRRLLRMVIGQGLRLTGMGLAVGLVGAALMARALAAMLYGVSTYDPLIFLGAPAALLLTALVASWLPAASAMRVAPNEALKREG, translated from the coding sequence ATGACCTCACTCCTCCAGGAACTCCGGTTCGCGGTCCGTTCGATGTTTCGCGAGAAGGTGTTCACCGCGGTCGTCGTCACCACGCTGGCGCTCTCCATCGGAGCGACCACGTCCGTCTTCAGCGTCGTGTACCAGGTGCTCTGGCGGCCCCTGCCGTACCCGGAGGCGTCGCAGCTCTACCGGCTCTTCCAGACCACCACGCCGGGCGCGGGCGCGGGGCCCCACCGCGACAGGACGCGAGTCACCCGCCCCGTGTGGAACGCCTGGCGCGAGGGCGCGCACGGCTTCTCCCGCATCGAAGGCTTCAAGGGCGAAAGGCAGGTCCTCAGCGGAACGGAGTCCGATGACCGACTGACGGTGGGGCGCGCCTCCGCCGGGCTCCTGCCGATGCTCGGAGTGCAGCCCTCGCTGGGGCGGCTCTGGGGGGCGGCGCTGGAGGTACCGGGGCGGGATGGCGAGGCCGTGCTCTCGCATTCGCTGTGGCAGCGGCTGTACGGGGCGGACCCGGGTGTCCTCGGGCGGAGCATCGTCCTGGACGACCGGGTCCACACCATCATTGGCGTCCTGCCCGCGAGCTTCCAGTTCGAGCCGGAGGTGGAGGTCTGGAAGCCGCTGGCGCTCGACCCGACGACGGAGCAGGGCAGCGCGTTGCGAGTCTTCGGGCGGCTCCAGCCGGGCGTCACTGCCGAGCAGGGGCGCTCCGAGCTCGTCCAGCTCGCCCTGGGCGCCGAGCGCGTTCCGGGTGTGGTGGTCACCGGAATGAGCCTGGAGCCGCTCCACCAGCTCTGGGTGGAGCAATCCCAGACGCAGTTGCAGGTGGTGAGCGCGGTGGCGGCGCTGCTGCTGCTGCTCGGGTGCGCCAACCTCGCCAATCTGCTGCTGGCGCGGGGCAGCTCGCGCATGCACGAGATGTCGGTGCGCCTCGCGCTCGGTGCGAGTCGGATGCAGCTGGCGCGGATGGTCCTCGTGGAGAGCGGAGTCCGGGCGGTGCTCGGGGGCGGCCTCGGCCTGCTCATCGCGCTCTGGGGAAGGGACCTGCTGGGCACGCTCATTCCGCCGCAGCTCATGTCCGGGCCGGGCGTCGAGCCCTTCGTCCTGGTGACGGCCTCGGTGGTGTCCGTCGCGGCGGCGGTGCTGGTGGGCCTGCTGCCGGCGCTCCACGTCTCGCGGGGGCCGGGGGCACCTGCCCCCATGGCGCGGGGCACGCGCGTCACGTCGATGGGCTTCACCCGCTCCGTGCTCGTCGTCGTGCAGCTGTCACTGGCGATGGTGCCGCTGGTGGGCGCGGGGCTGATGCTGCGCACGGTGTGGAAGCTCCAGAACGTTCCCCTCGGCTTCGAGGCGCGCGGCGTGACGGTGGCGGAGGTGTTCCTGCCGCTGGAGAAGTACGCGGGAGAAGACGCCGCGGCCTCCGTCGCGCGGAACCTCGTTGGCCACCTCGAGTCGATTCCCGGGGTGCAGGCGGTGGGCCTCACGGGCAACCTGCCCTTCTCGGGAAGCGTCTGGCGGCAGACCACGGGCGTCCACGTCATGGGGGAGGCCGCCTCCACCGAGGCGTCGGCCCAGGCCGGGTACGTGCCCGTCACCGGAGGATACTTCCCGGCGCTCGGAATCCCGCTGAAGGAGGGGCGCTACCCGGACGCGAGGGACACGGCCTCCAGCCCGCGCGTGGTGGTCGTCACCGAGGCCTTTGCCCGCCGCTTCCTTCCGGGCCGGAGCGCCGTCGGCGCGCGTCTCGAGCTGGACGTGGTGGATGACGGCTCGCGAAAGGTCCACGAGGTCGTGGGCGTCGTCGGGGACGTGCCGATGGAGCGGCTGTCCACGGTGCCCTCGGGCGATGTCTATGTGCCCCTGGCCCAGGACCTGCGCCACAACCTGAGCGTCGCGGTGAAGTCCACGCTGCCCGCCGGTCAGCTCATGCCCCTGCTGCACCAGCGGCTGCGCGCGACGGACGCCAGCCTTCGCATGGTGAAGGTCCGCCCGTTGGAGACGGTGGTGGAGGAGAGCTACGCACAGGTGCGCGTGGTGGGAGGGTTGCTCGGCGCCTTCGCGGTGCTGGCGATGGTGCTGGCCGCGGTGGGCCTCTACGGCATCCTCGCCTTCTGGGTGGCGCAGCGCACCCGCGAGCTGGGGATTCGGAGTGCCCTGGGCGCGACGCCGCGTCGCCTGCTTCGCATGGTCATCGGGCAGGGGCTGCGGCTCACGGGGATGGGGCTCGCGGTGGGGCTCGTGGGGGCGGCGCTGATGGCGCGGGCGCTCGCGGCGATGCTCTACGGTGTGTCCACGTACGACCCGCTCATCTTCCTCGGTGCTCCCGCCGCGCTGCTGCTCACCGCGCTCGTGGCGAGCTGGCTCCCGGCGGCCTCCGCCATGCGTGTGGCGCCGAACGAGGCGCTCAAGCGAGAGGGCTGA